AAGTGCCTTTTAAAGAAAAAGAAGAGGCAAAGGCGTTGGGGGCAAAGTGGGATCGTCAAGAACAGTCTTGGTATGTTCCTGTGAATGTCGATCCCACTCCTTTTTCTAAATGGATGCAGGAGGGGAAAACGACCGGGGCCGTGAAGGAAGTTAGTGAGCGTCAATACCTTGCTGTCCCCTATGGTGAGCGAGTGGCAGCAAAAGCGGCGGGCGCTTTGTGGGACAAGGCGGCAAAATCTTGGTATGCCGGGCCGAAGGCTGATGTGGCAAGGTTGGAGCGTTGGGCCGTAGATAAATTCCCTGTGCAGGGGCCAGCGATCACACCACAAGAAGAGTTTGCGGAAGCGTTGAAGGTGATGGGGTGTGTGGTGGATGGTCAGCATCCTATCATGGATGGCGCTAAACATCGTATCACTGTTGAGAATGACAAGAAAGGAGAACAGGCGGGGTTTTATGTCGGGCATCTTGACGGTCATCCGGCTGGGTACATCAAGAACAATCGAACCGGGGTTGACATGAAATGGAAATCCAAGGGCTACGTTCTTGATCCCGAGCAGAAAGCGCAGTTGCAGGCCGAGGCCTCCGCGAAATTGCAAGCGAGGGAGGCCGCTCAATTGAAATTACATGAACAAGTCGCGCAGCGAGTGAGTCGGCAAATGGATGGCCTGGTGTCGGTCGTGCAGCCTACGCCTTACATGCAGGCTAAAGGTGTGCAGCCGCAAGTTGGGGTGTTGACGGATAAAGAGGGGCTTAAGACCTATATTCCGGCCTTTGATGTCACCGGCAAACAGTGGACTATGCAGTATATCCAGGAGGACGGTACAAAACGGTTTGCCAAGGACAGTCGAAAGGAGGGGTGCTTTCATGTTGTTGGTGGTTTGGAGGCGCTTGAAAAGGCTCCTGCCGTGGTCGTTTCTGAAGGCTATGCGACTGCCAGCAGTTTATCCCAATCGCTTGGGTTTGCGACCGTGGCCGCTTTTGATTCGGGGAATCTTCCGCATGTTGCCAGTGCGTTACATGCGAAGTTCCCAGAGAAACCCTTTATCATTGCCGGTGACAATGACCTTTTTTTGGAACTTGTGGACGGAGTTAATCCTGGCCGCAGTAAAGCCGAGGAAGCAGCCAGGGCAGTTGGTGGCAAAGCTTTATTCCCGATCTTTGCACCGGGGGAACAGTCCTATCCGGCAAGTTTGGCGCCGGTTGTGCCAGGACAATTTCGAGAGGGCAAGTTGTCTGACGATCAGTCTTCCGCTCTTTTAAAAATAAAGCTATACACCGATTTTAACGACCTCGCGCACAAAAGCGTGCTGGGTAAAGACGGCGTTGATCGTCAGGTATCGGTAATTGTTAAGGATGTGGTTGAGAAACATCATGCACAGATTGTGCAGCATAAGCAGGAGTCGGTGAAGCAGGGGCGGGGGGTGAAAATGCGGTAGGAGGTGGATTTTGCAAAATCTGGCTCTGCCGGTCGTTCTGGCAGGCTTCGCTCTGAGCCTCACAAAAACCGTGAGTCTCAGCCCTGCCGGGTGCCGGTCACTTTTTGAACTGCTTTACCACAAATGAAAAAATAAGGGCCGAAACCGCCAAGATTAGGGCTTGCCAGGTTTCGGCTCTCGTCTAGTTCCCGGCTGTTGAATACCTAACCGCTCCGCTTTGCGTAGCCTCTCCTTCATCTCTCCGGACACCTTCAGCGCCGACAAACTGGCCTACCTGTATTCGTTCTGTGAAGCTGGCCGTCAATCGACACCTCTGGCCCGTTTCGTCACTCCGGACGCTGCCGGGGTGACAGTTTGGGGCTTGTTTCGCCGGGTTCGCCGTCAAACTTTGTCGGCCTCGATCCGACCGGCGAGGAACGAATTGCCTATTCGCCGGAAATACGCAAGGTGATCTACACTACCAACGCTATAGAATCGTTGAACATGTCGCTACGCAAGGTTACCAAGAACCGTGGTTCATTCCCCAATGACGCGTCTATGCTCAAACTGCTTTATCTGGTGTTGAACAATATCGCCAAAAAATGGACTCTGCCAATCAGAGACTGGAAGGCGGCCCTAAACCGTTTTTCGATCTTGTTTGGCGACAGAATGCCGGCGTATTAAAAAAAGCCGTTTACACAAATGGCTTTACACCCTCTTTTCCATTGTTGAATACTTCACCGTAAAGCGTATAGAGCGTCTGCTTAATTTTTTATTTGTTCATGTCTACTCCTTTTTTCGTTAGTATTTGGTAAATATTATTGGCATTCAGAACAATATAAAATATATCGTATCTTTCTGTAAGATGGCACTTTTGGGTAACTAAATATGGTAAAAGTAACTGTATGCACTGAAGATGATGCCAAGGCATGTCCAATAAGGAATGTACTTGATCGTGTTGGTGACAAATGGAGTTTGCTTGTATTGCTCACTCTTGAAACTGATACCAAACGTTTCATGGAAATTAAACGTTCGATAGGTGACATCTCGCAGAGGATGCTGACCCAAACTCTGAGGAGTTTAGAGGCGAGATGGTTATATAACCCGAAAAGTATATTCACAGATTCCTCCGAAAGTTGAATATCAACAGACAGATATGGGACGATCTTTTTTGCTTAGGTTGCTCCCACTTATTGAGTGGGCCAATGAGTGCCACGATCAGACTGTTGCTTCACGGCAGATTTTCAGTGATTCTGAATAATGTAAGAGACTTTCACGAAAGGGGTAGGAGGGGATTTTCTAGAGCACCTCATCCATACCAGTCATGTATAAAAAACGAAAAAGTGGGGAAGTATGAAGGCGATTGAGAAAGAAATATGGGATACGATTCAAGCAATGAATCAATGTTGGACAAGTGGCGATAGGACCCGGTTAGACAAATTAAACGATTATTTTCATAGTACTATGGTGGCAATTACTGCGACTGATCAAAAGCGATTAGAAGGAAAATCAGCCTGCCTCGGAGCATGGAAATCATTCGCGCAAAATGCCTTAATAAAATTTTGGAAGGAAAGTGAGCCGCTAATTCAAACATATGGGAATGCCGCTGTAGTAACATATTATTTTGACATGACTTTTGAAATGGGAGGGCAAACGATAACCATGGGTGGTCGAGATATGCTTACTCTCATCAAAGAAGATGGCAAATGGTGGATAGTAGCCGATCAATTCTCTTCTTATCCACAGAGATAACGGAAACTCGATTATTACGAGTCACTTACCAAGAGGTGGTGCAATGCGAGGGGTCTCCAGACAAGAAAAAATATGAAAAAAGATGCCACATTCAAATGGGACAATAAGGAATTTGTCGATTTCTATCGAAATTCAGCAAATATCATAATGCTTGAGAGGCAAAGATTAATCAGGGTTCTTCTTGAAATCGTCACCTTTCATTTTCCAAACCTATCCGGCTTAAATATCCTTGATTTAGGGTGTGGAGACGGAGTTATCACAAAATATATCTATGACAAATCACCTGATAATAATTTCTATCTCATTGATGCATCTGAAGAAATGTTAACTAAGGCGAAAGAAAATCTAGGCAACGATAATATATTCTACCGCCATATCACATTTGAAGATTATTGCGAAATACAATCTGAAGATTGCAAATATGATTTAGTCATATCAGCAAATGCCATTCACCACCTTGATCTGATCCAAAAGGCAGCATTGTTTTCAAAAATTTATAAAGAATTAAAATTTGGTGGTCTATTTTTAAATATTGACCCTGTTCATCCATCTTCTGCATATAGCGAAAACATTCAATTTGAAATCTGGCGCAACTGGATGAATGAAACATTAGAAAACAATGGTCACCATGAAGACATCGGGAAATATGATAATCTTCCTTCTGTGTACAAGAACAATCTGGAAAACAAACCAAGCAATCTATGGGATCAAATGCAACTCTTAAACAACTATGGGTTCAGAGATGTCGATTGTTTTTACAAATATAGTATCTTCGCCATATTCGGCGGCACTAAGAATTAATATTTTTCCAGGAAGCTACAATGGGAATATGGGCATTGAAGTATAAGCTCCAAAGAAGATCGATCAGTAGAAATGGAACTTATTTGCACCGAGATGACCAGGTGAATCCGGACTGTTTTTACCAAAAAGGTCGCCCATGTCGCTTCAGTGGATAGCAGTTATTTCTGTGCAAAATGTGGAGAAAAAAGCTACAGAAAAACGGGCCAAATCAATTCCAGACTGAGTATTAACTAATTAAATTTACAAACAATAAGAGCAAACATTATGGGAAAAATCGATTACAAAAAAGAACTCAAACATCTTTACAAACCTCTTTCCAAAAAGGTTGAAATAGTAGATGTCCCTCAACTGAACTTTCTCATGATTGACGGCTTGGGAGACCCTATCAATTCACAATCTTTCCAAGACGCGGTGGAGGCTTTATTCAGTTTGTCGTACACCATAAAATTTATAATAAAAAAAGGGGATATTGGCGTCGACTATGGGGTGTTACCACTCGAAGGATTGTGGTGGGCTGATGACATGACCGTATTCACTTCGGGGAAAAAAGATCAGTGGAAAAGGACGTTAATGATCATGCAGCCTGAACTGGTTACCGAGAAAATTATTGCTGAATCAATCGAACAGCTTAAAAAGAAAAAAAATCCGGTGGCATTATCGAAAATCAGATTTGAAGCATTGTGCGAGGGGAAATGTGCTCAAATTATGCACATTGGGCCATTTTCAGAGGAAGGCCCTACTGTCGAAAAAGTTCATAACTTCATTGAGGATAGCGGTTTCATCCGGTCGGGAAAGCATCATGAAATTTACTTAAGCGATATCCGTAAAGCCGCCCCTGAGAAATGGAAAACCATCATTCGGCAACCGATAAGAATAAAGGGGTAGCAATCCGGATTCGGGGCACAACTTAGCATTTACTCCGCCTGATCTAATAAACAGAAAGGAACTTAAGTTTTTGAAATAAAGACATGACGTCATCCGTAAATATTTGTTTAAAATTAACAAGATAACACGTGATCAACTTGATTGCGATATGCTCACCATTTTTTTGGTATCGTCCTTGACGAGATTCACATCAATATGGGTAGCCCCCTCTTTTCAACTTTAAAAAAAAGGAACTTACTATGCTTCGCACACGAATCTCTTTGGTTATCGGATTTTGCATGGCCTCAACAGTAGTCCACGCAGGAGATTTTACACTCACAAGCCCAACAATCAAACCTGGTGCGGTTCTTACGGATGAACAGGTATTTAATGGATTCGGTTGTTCTGGGAAAAACCAGTCGCCTGCGCTGAAATGGACGGCCGGTCCCAAGGAAACAAAGAGCTATGCTCTTTCTGTGTATGATCCAGATGCGCCTACAGGGTCAGGGTGGTGGCATTGGGTCGTCTATAATATCCCCGCTAATGTTACCGAATTGGCTGCAGGCGCTGGCGAGCCAACTGGTAAACTGTTGCCGCCGGGCACCATTCAAGGGCGGACAGATTATGGCAGCCATGCGTTTGGCGGAGCCTGCCCGCCACAGGGAGATAAGCCGCACCGCTATATTTTCACGGTACATTCGCTCAAGATTGAAAAAATCGATGTTCCTGCAGATTCGAGCGCCGCACTCATCGGCTTTATGGTAAATGCGAACTCTCTTGGCAAGGCAAGTTTCACCGCCACCTATGGTCGCTAGCCGATCATTCAAGCGATCTTCAAGACGCTGAGCTCTTGCATCAAGGCAGAATTCAAACGATAATGCCGTACGGGAAATTCACAAAAAACAACAAAGGGGAGAACGATGCCAGACTTACTGCAACTCGATAAAACATATCATTTTATCATGGAAACCTTTGTCGCAACTGGTCATGCGCCTCACTACACTGATATCGCCAAAGAATTTGGCCTGAATCCAGAGGGCGGCAAAAAAGTATTACGCGAACTCATGGGAACAGGCATGGCTATGTGGTTATATCCCGGCACTGACTTAATAGCATCATTTGCTCCTTTTAATAACATTCCCACCCATTACCGCCTGACTGTTGACGGGCAACAAAAATGGTTTGCCCAGTGAGGCTTTGAAGCCCTGGCGGTCTGCTGGGTTTTTTCAGGAAAGACGGTCCAGATAGATGCTCCATGTCTGGATTGTGGAGAATTAATTCAAATCACAATACGAGATGGTGTCATCGAAAACCAAAACTCAAAAGAAATTTGTGGCTATGTTGACCTTCCTGTCAAGAAATGGGCTGCAAATTGGCCATATACGTGAAACCGCATCCATCTTTTCCGGTCGGAAAAGCATGTTAAAAATTGGTCGGCTTTTCAGCAAGGAACCGAGGCAGGCATTTTGCCTCTCGCGGACATCTTGGCAATCATGAGTACTCCTCGTCACAGTGCAAAGTTGAATGGCAAATACATCTCTTCTGCTCCTGACTATGCATCGGCATTTTTTCAAAGGCTAAAAGAGGTGACAGCAAATTCCCCATTTTGGAATCCGAGGGAACATTGAAACTTGCGCAATATCAGGTTGATGCCTTTACAGATAAGGTCTTTGGTGGCAATCCTGCCGCCGTAATTCCGTTGTCATCGTGGCCGGACGATTGGCTTCTCCAAGCGATTGCCGAGGAAAACAATCTCTCCGAGACGGCATTCTTCGTTTCTTCAGAAAAAGGCTTCCA
The window above is part of the Desulfobulbaceae bacterium genome. Proteins encoded here:
- a CDS encoding nuclear transport factor 2 family protein, which gives rise to MKAIEKEIWDTIQAMNQCWTSGDRTRLDKLNDYFHSTMVAITATDQKRLEGKSACLGAWKSFAQNALIKFWKESEPLIQTYGNAAVVTYYFDMTFEMGGQTITMGGRDMLTLIKEDGKWWIVADQFSSYPQR
- a CDS encoding class I SAM-dependent methyltransferase, which produces MKKDATFKWDNKEFVDFYRNSANIIMLERQRLIRVLLEIVTFHFPNLSGLNILDLGCGDGVITKYIYDKSPDNNFYLIDASEEMLTKAKENLGNDNIFYRHITFEDYCEIQSEDCKYDLVISANAIHHLDLIQKAALFSKIYKELKFGGLFLNIDPVHPSSAYSENIQFEIWRNWMNETLENNGHHEDIGKYDNLPSVYKNNLENKPSNLWDQMQLLNNYGFRDVDCFYKYSIFAIFGGTKN
- a CDS encoding YbhB/YbcL family Raf kinase inhibitor-like protein, translated to MLRTRISLVIGFCMASTVVHAGDFTLTSPTIKPGAVLTDEQVFNGFGCSGKNQSPALKWTAGPKETKSYALSVYDPDAPTGSGWWHWVVYNIPANVTELAAGAGEPTGKLLPPGTIQGRTDYGSHAFGGACPPQGDKPHRYIFTVHSLKIEKIDVPADSSAALIGFMVNANSLGKASFTATYGR